The DNA sequence GTGGGATGGTGTTGTGGCCGCTGTTCGGCACAACGAACCAGTTGACGGCTGGTTTGTCGCTCCTCGTGTTGACGTTACTTTTGTGGCGTTGGGGGCGCAATTACGTGTACGCACTCATTCCGCTCCTGTTCGTCGTCACGATGACGACGTGGAGTATGGTGCTGAACATTATCGACTACTTTAAACAGGGCAATACGATGTTAGTCATCGTCGGGACTTTGGTTCTCGCTTTGAATGTGTGGCTTATTTTAGAAGGCTTGCTAGCGGTGCGACGGGTTAAGAGAAACCCGGACTTATCGAAAGGACATTCGGCCTAACGTGACGGGACACGCCGTCTAATTTAAACCAACAAGGAGCATACCACTCGCTTCGGTACCTTAAACAATGTCAAGGGTCGTATGTGAATATGAATAGCGTCCGATTCATCTGACAAGAAGCGGCGCACGACTAAAGCGAAGGAGGCATGCGCATGGACCGTCAACTGCGGGAATTCGTACAGCAGGCGAAACGCGTCTGGCAACAGGTACAACAATTTTACGATGAGATGTACTTTGTCCCTTACCGGCAAACGATGCGGCGGAACATTCAAAACGAAGAAGATGTGTTTAAACTGCTGGCGCTGTCAGAAATGCTCGGCATTCCGAACCCTGTCGCTTACTACACACTCGAACTGTTGCCGTTTATGCTAGAAGACTTTCATGAGTGGCACGTTCGGATGGGCATGGAAAAATCGCCGTTGGACGGGTTTCGATGCTGTTAAAAAAGTGGCTGCGTCCTTCGCGCGATGCACATGTGAGGAAAGGGAAGGGCGACGTTGCGGGGATCGAGGCAGCGGCGACGGAAGCCGGACGGCAGGGTAAATTGCGCATCACTTTTTTCGGCGGCAAAGGGGGCGTCGGTAAAACGACGTGTTCGAGTGCGTACGCGTTAGCATTGGCGCAAGCCGGCTATCGGACGCTACTCGTTTCGACGGACCCCGCCCATTCGGTGGGCGATCTGTTGCAGTTGGCGTTAAAGAAAAAAGAACAGTTCGTCCGGGAAAACTTATACGTGACAGAGATCGATCCGGAAGCGGCCGCCGAACGGTATAT is a window from the Numidum massiliense genome containing:
- a CDS encoding cory-CC-star protein, whose amino-acid sequence is MDRQLREFVQQAKRVWQQVQQFYDEMYFVPYRQTMRRNIQNEEDVFKLLALSEMLGIPNPVAYYTLELLPFMLEDFHEWHVRMGMEKSPLDGFRCC